From the genome of Novipirellula aureliae, one region includes:
- a CDS encoding M24 family metallopeptidase, whose protein sequence is MTNDATNQRATHLQKLPIGGEHDLTNPANANSRIATLRDSLESLEIDAILVTDPTNVRYLSGFTGDSSYLFVGRERAEMLSDGRYEIQLSEQCPNLRTVIRPPSQLIMDLVKTVINESGDRRIGIEASDVTLGQYQELCEKCPDVHFVATESVIQRQRMVKDAHEIAIVRQSVQIAQRSFQSLLPMLSTKWSERAIAHELEAKMRFLGAEGASFKPIVAFNAAGALPHYEPADLFLPSQGTVLIDWGARFKGYASDLTRTMTIGTISDKFEHAYQSVLEAQLAAIEAIRPGAEGKDIDRIVREKLEKAGYGKEFNHGLGHGFGLEIHESPRMSPNCEHTLLPGMIITVEPGVYLSGQFGIRIEDDVLVTENGCERLSDLPKGLDDCRLVL, encoded by the coding sequence ATGACAAATGATGCGACAAACCAACGGGCTACTCATCTGCAGAAGTTACCCATCGGAGGCGAGCATGACCTAACCAACCCGGCGAACGCCAATTCACGCATCGCGACTCTTCGTGACTCCTTGGAGTCGCTTGAGATCGATGCAATTTTGGTAACCGATCCGACCAACGTCCGGTACTTAAGTGGTTTTACAGGCGACAGTTCGTATTTATTTGTCGGCCGTGAGCGGGCGGAAATGCTCAGTGACGGCCGGTATGAAATCCAGCTATCGGAGCAATGCCCAAACTTACGCACGGTGATACGTCCTCCGAGCCAATTGATCATGGATTTGGTCAAAACGGTCATCAATGAATCGGGCGACAGGCGGATTGGAATCGAAGCGAGCGATGTAACGCTCGGGCAATACCAAGAGCTTTGCGAAAAATGTCCTGACGTCCATTTCGTCGCCACCGAGTCGGTCATCCAGAGGCAGCGGATGGTGAAGGATGCCCATGAAATCGCGATCGTTCGCCAGTCGGTGCAAATCGCCCAGCGCAGTTTTCAGTCGCTTTTGCCAATGTTGTCCACCAAGTGGAGCGAGCGGGCAATCGCCCACGAATTGGAAGCGAAGATGAGGTTCTTGGGTGCTGAGGGGGCTAGTTTTAAGCCGATTGTTGCTTTCAATGCCGCCGGCGCGTTGCCGCACTATGAGCCCGCTGATCTTTTTTTGCCATCTCAAGGAACCGTCCTGATCGATTGGGGGGCTCGCTTCAAGGGATACGCCAGCGACTTGACTCGGACGATGACAATCGGCACGATCTCTGACAAATTTGAGCATGCCTATCAATCGGTTTTGGAAGCTCAGTTGGCGGCCATTGAAGCGATTCGGCCGGGGGCTGAGGGGAAGGACATCGACCGGATCGTTCGTGAAAAACTGGAAAAAGCTGGTTATGGCAAAGAATTTAACCACGGACTCGGGCACGGATTTGGGCTGGAAATCCACGAATCGCCCCGAATGTCGCCCAATTGCGAGCATACCCTGCTGCCCGGCATGATTATTACGGTCGAACCGGGCGTGTATTTGAGCGGACAATTCGGTATACGTATCGAAGACGACGTGCTGGTAACCGAAAATGGCTGCGAACGGCTCAGCGATTTACCAAAGGGTCTCGATGATTGTCGCTTGGTGCTGTAA
- a CDS encoding heavy metal translocating P-type ATPase, whose protein sequence is MSLSQITMTDPVCGMQVSPSSNAITSQYDGRTYYFCHAGCREKFDADPEGILARRNNRQAGEGAGDVAGGSCCGGDHGKADWDPADVADDAIFTCPMHPEIEQVGFGACPICGMDLEPKFLNADDTGEDPQLVDMKRRFWIGLFLSLPLLVIAMGPMIGLRLTDLLSSSTMGWIQLALASPVVFYCGWPLLVRGVSSFRTMNLNMFSLIVVGSLAAYFFSVVVVLMPGVIPEAFFDNGSPPLYFEAAAVIITLVLMGQVLELRARQQTGGAIRELMKLSPDTAHRIESDPANDELSSKVETDVEIPLKEVAKGDILRVRPGEKIPVDGRVLRGESSVDESMLTGEPIPVGKQADDEVTGGTINQSGSLVIEAVGVGDDTVLSRIVQMVFEAQRSRAPIQRLADTVAQYFVPTVITCAILAFVGWAVWGPEPRLAHAFVVAVAVLIIACPCALGLATPMSVMVGVGRGAKEGVLVKNAEVLERLEKVDTIVIDKTGTLTEGRPVVTHVETIGEWTEPDILAIAAAVEQSSEHPLGEAIVRRAKQDGISFNESSKLDNVSGFQSVTGEGVTAKVDDHKVHIGKAGFFDSQNIHVGKRENELAQQHQSKGRTTIFMAVDGKLAAMFAISDPIKSTTQSALKTLHQMGLEVVMLTGDAEKTAKAVAARLGIDHYYAGVSPDEKRRHVADLMKQGRVVAMAGDGINDAPALAAADVGIAMGTGAGVAIESAGVTLVGGDLRGIVAAEKLSRKTMRNIRQNLFFAFLYNSLGIPIAAGLLYPFFGILLSPMIAAAAMSLSSVSVISNSLRLRHLKLH, encoded by the coding sequence ATGTCTCTAAGCCAGATTACGATGACGGACCCCGTTTGCGGAATGCAGGTTTCACCTTCGTCCAATGCGATAACAAGTCAGTACGACGGGCGCACCTACTACTTTTGTCATGCAGGTTGTCGGGAGAAATTTGACGCGGATCCAGAAGGTATTTTGGCCCGCCGAAATAATCGACAAGCCGGGGAGGGAGCGGGTGACGTCGCGGGCGGCTCTTGTTGCGGAGGCGATCACGGTAAAGCAGATTGGGATCCTGCTGATGTGGCTGATGACGCAATCTTTACCTGCCCGATGCATCCCGAGATTGAGCAGGTCGGATTCGGTGCATGCCCTATCTGTGGCATGGATTTGGAGCCGAAGTTCCTAAACGCCGACGACACGGGCGAGGATCCCCAGCTGGTCGATATGAAGCGGCGGTTTTGGATTGGTTTGTTTTTGTCGCTGCCGCTATTGGTGATCGCAATGGGGCCGATGATTGGGTTGCGGTTGACCGATCTTCTGTCGAGTTCGACGATGGGTTGGATTCAATTGGCATTGGCTTCGCCTGTCGTGTTCTATTGCGGATGGCCATTGCTGGTTCGCGGGGTGAGTTCTTTTCGGACAATGAACTTGAACATGTTCTCGTTGATTGTCGTCGGTTCACTCGCTGCCTATTTCTTCAGTGTCGTCGTCGTGCTGATGCCGGGGGTGATTCCAGAAGCATTTTTCGACAACGGCTCGCCACCTCTCTATTTCGAAGCCGCAGCCGTGATCATTACGCTCGTCTTGATGGGGCAAGTATTGGAACTTCGAGCACGCCAACAAACGGGGGGTGCCATCCGTGAATTGATGAAGTTGTCGCCTGATACGGCCCATCGAATTGAGAGCGACCCGGCGAACGATGAGCTTTCATCCAAGGTCGAAACCGATGTTGAGATCCCGCTCAAGGAAGTCGCCAAGGGTGACATTTTGCGAGTTCGTCCTGGCGAGAAAATACCGGTGGATGGCCGTGTTTTACGAGGTGAAAGCAGCGTGGATGAATCGATGCTGACCGGCGAGCCGATACCGGTAGGAAAACAAGCCGATGACGAAGTCACGGGTGGCACGATCAATCAATCGGGCTCATTGGTGATTGAAGCCGTCGGGGTGGGGGACGATACGGTGCTTAGCCGAATCGTGCAAATGGTCTTCGAAGCGCAGCGTAGTCGTGCTCCAATTCAAAGGCTGGCCGACACCGTTGCCCAGTACTTTGTGCCGACGGTGATCACATGCGCGATTCTCGCCTTTGTTGGCTGGGCCGTTTGGGGGCCGGAGCCTCGATTGGCTCATGCCTTCGTCGTGGCGGTTGCCGTCCTGATCATTGCTTGCCCGTGTGCCCTCGGCTTGGCGACACCGATGTCTGTCATGGTTGGCGTCGGTCGCGGAGCCAAAGAGGGGGTGCTGGTTAAGAACGCCGAGGTGCTTGAACGGCTTGAGAAAGTCGACACGATTGTTATTGACAAAACGGGTACGCTAACCGAAGGACGGCCCGTGGTCACACACGTTGAAACCATTGGCGAGTGGACTGAACCCGATATATTGGCAATCGCCGCTGCGGTAGAGCAATCGAGCGAACACCCGCTTGGTGAAGCGATCGTACGGCGTGCGAAGCAGGATGGTATCTCGTTTAACGAGTCATCAAAACTTGATAATGTCTCCGGCTTTCAAAGCGTGACCGGCGAAGGGGTCACTGCGAAGGTCGATGACCATAAGGTTCACATCGGGAAGGCTGGCTTTTTCGATTCGCAAAACATCCATGTGGGTAAGCGGGAAAACGAACTTGCTCAGCAGCACCAATCGAAAGGTCGTACAACGATCTTTATGGCGGTCGATGGGAAGTTGGCTGCAATGTTTGCGATTTCAGATCCGATCAAATCGACGACGCAATCCGCGTTAAAGACGCTTCATCAAATGGGACTTGAAGTCGTGATGTTGACCGGTGATGCGGAAAAGACAGCCAAGGCGGTTGCCGCAAGACTTGGGATCGACCACTACTACGCAGGGGTTTCTCCTGACGAAAAGCGTCGTCATGTGGCGGACCTCATGAAGCAGGGCCGCGTCGTCGCGATGGCGGGTGATGGGATCAATGATGCCCCGGCGCTGGCCGCAGCAGACGTGGGGATCGCGATGGGAACCGGAGCGGGAGTAGCGATCGAGTCGGCTGGGGTGACCTTGGTGGGTGGTGACCTGCGAGGGATTGTCGCTGCGGAGAAGCTGAGCCGAAAAACGATGAGAAATATCCGCCAAAATTTGTTTTTCGCATTTCTCTACAATTCACTCGGAATTCCCATCGCTGCAGGCTTATTGTACCCCTTCTTCGGGATACTGCTGAGCCCAATGATAGCGGCAGCGGCGATGAGTTTGAGTAGTGTATCCGTTATCAGTAACTCGCTTCGGCTGCGCCATTTGAAGCTCCATTAG